One segment of Trichlorobacter ammonificans DNA contains the following:
- a CDS encoding fumarylacetoacetate hydrolase family protein, protein MKTATIPATDNEYLIGKILCIGRNYVDHIKELGNETPAAPVVFMKPASAVIGSGEAVVIPSCSNDCHYEAELAVLIGTDGKNIPEAEALSHVAGYGVAIDMTLRDIQDGLKKKGLPWDIAKGFDTSCPLSDFVPAAQVADPQNLTVRLTLNGEERQNGSTGLMINGVARIISHLSTIFTLEEGDIILTGTPAGVGRVVAGDRLEAAIDGVATLSVTVA, encoded by the coding sequence ATGAAAACCGCGACCATACCCGCCACCGACAACGAATACCTCATCGGCAAGATTCTCTGCATCGGCCGCAACTACGTGGATCATATCAAGGAGTTGGGCAACGAAACCCCGGCGGCACCGGTGGTGTTCATGAAACCGGCCAGTGCGGTGATCGGCAGCGGTGAAGCGGTCGTGATCCCCTCCTGCAGCAACGACTGCCACTACGAGGCGGAACTGGCGGTGCTGATCGGTACCGACGGCAAGAATATCCCCGAAGCCGAGGCCCTGTCCCATGTGGCGGGCTATGGCGTGGCCATCGACATGACCCTGCGGGACATACAGGACGGCCTGAAAAAAAAGGGGCTTCCCTGGGATATCGCCAAAGGATTCGATACCTCCTGCCCTCTTTCCGACTTCGTACCGGCCGCTCAGGTGGCCGACCCGCAGAACCTGACCGTCCGGCTGACCCTGAACGGCGAAGAGCGCCAGAACGGCTCCACCGGCCTGATGATTAACGGCGTGGCCCGCATCATCAGCCACCTCTCCACCATCTTCACCCTCGAAGAGGGGGATATCATCCTCACCGGTACTCCGGCGGGGGTGGGACGGGTAGTGGCCGGCGACCGCCTGGAGGCTGCCATCGATGGGGTCGCCACCCTCAGCGTCACCGTTGCCTGA
- the rplU gene encoding 50S ribosomal protein L21: MYAVIKTGGKQYKVAEGDFLKVEKLDKAVGDTIEFSEVLMVGGDTIKIGAPVVAGAQVTAKVAVQGRDKKVLVFKSKRRKNSRKLIGHRQYHTVLKIEKISA, from the coding sequence ATGTACGCTGTGATCAAAACCGGTGGCAAGCAATACAAAGTCGCTGAAGGCGACTTTCTGAAGGTTGAGAAGCTGGACAAGGCCGTGGGCGACACGATCGAGTTCAGCGAGGTACTGATGGTTGGTGGTGACACCATCAAGATCGGCGCTCCCGTGGTGGCCGGCGCCCAGGTGACCGCCAAGGTTGCCGTACAGGGGCGTGACAAGAAGGTGCTGGTATTCAAATCCAAGCGCCGCAAGAACAGCCGCAAGCTGATCGGTCACCGCCAGTACCACACTGTGCTGAAGATCGAGAAAATCAGCGCTTAG
- the rpmA gene encoding 50S ribosomal protein L27, producing the protein MAHKKGVGSSRNGRDSDGQRLGCKKFGGETVKAGNIIYRQRGTTIHPGTNVGCGKDYTLFALIEGVVKFERMGRDRKKVSVYPA; encoded by the coding sequence ATGGCACATAAAAAAGGAGTCGGCAGTTCCCGGAACGGCCGCGATTCAGACGGCCAGCGACTCGGCTGCAAGAAGTTCGGCGGGGAAACCGTCAAGGCCGGCAACATCATCTACCGTCAGCGGGGCACCACCATTCATCCCGGTACCAACGTCGGCTGCGGTAAGGACTACACCCTGTTCGCCCTGATCGAAGGGGTGGTGAAGTTCGAGCGGATGGGACGTGACCGCAAAAAGGTTTCGGTCTACCCGGCCTAA
- a CDS encoding UbiD family decarboxylase, which produces MFSSLHDFLQHLERIGDLHEIDAPVSPDLEIAAIVRRISNNVRSSPALLFRTPAPFSIPVAANLFGSRRRMRLALGLDSLNDLTNAVNAALAPITAASDISRLGAALAGGASLPPSLLPHELVPCREEPVLGDDLLQLPFHRNWPADGSAAGSGRYITLGQVATIDPEGSRHNYGIYRCQIHDSRTLAIRWRKGSGAAEHHRRFIERNERMPVAIVLGGPPTLILAAAWPLPPGIDELAFAGWLRGVEIPMVACPHGPLQVPAEADIVIEGFAEPDQPLVEGPFGNHTGRYDPAGPAARVTVTRITRRRKPVLPITVVGPPPQEDCWMMLGWERMLAAMLPRLVPGIRDIFMPLPWVFRQSAIIALENPTARSVRETAHALWRLPWFAQARLLVLVESDAPLGNLLQVAWRVVNEPDWSDDLIRDETGRRLAIDATRRSFGEGLEDPATERLITGRWQEYGLP; this is translated from the coding sequence ATGTTTTCATCGCTGCACGACTTCCTGCAGCATCTCGAACGGATCGGCGATCTGCACGAAATCGATGCGCCGGTTTCGCCTGATCTGGAGATTGCCGCCATCGTCCGCCGGATCAGCAACAACGTCAGATCCTCACCGGCATTACTCTTCCGTACCCCTGCCCCGTTTTCCATTCCGGTTGCCGCGAACCTGTTCGGCTCCCGTCGTCGCATGCGCCTGGCACTGGGACTGGACAGCCTCAACGATCTGACCAACGCCGTCAACGCTGCCCTTGCACCGATCACCGCTGCGTCCGACATTTCACGCCTGGGGGCCGCACTGGCCGGAGGGGCGTCGCTTCCGCCATCGCTGCTACCGCATGAGCTGGTTCCCTGTCGGGAAGAACCGGTGCTTGGCGATGATCTGCTGCAGCTTCCCTTTCACCGAAACTGGCCCGCGGACGGTTCCGCTGCCGGTAGCGGCCGCTACATTACCCTTGGCCAGGTTGCCACCATTGATCCAGAAGGCTCCCGCCACAATTACGGCATCTACCGCTGCCAGATCCATGACTCCCGCACTCTGGCCATCCGCTGGCGAAAAGGTAGCGGCGCCGCGGAGCACCACCGACGGTTCATCGAACGGAACGAGCGGATGCCCGTTGCCATTGTCCTGGGGGGACCACCGACCCTGATCCTGGCGGCAGCTTGGCCGCTGCCGCCGGGCATCGACGAACTGGCCTTCGCCGGATGGCTGCGGGGTGTCGAAATACCGATGGTTGCCTGCCCCCACGGCCCCCTGCAGGTTCCAGCAGAAGCAGACATAGTGATCGAGGGGTTCGCAGAGCCGGATCAACCGTTGGTCGAGGGCCCCTTCGGCAACCATACCGGCCGCTACGATCCGGCCGGACCGGCGGCACGGGTGACGGTTACCCGTATCACCCGCCGCCGGAAGCCGGTCCTGCCGATCACGGTCGTGGGACCGCCGCCGCAGGAAGACTGCTGGATGATGCTGGGTTGGGAACGGATGCTGGCGGCCATGCTGCCCCGCTTGGTTCCCGGCATCCGGGATATTTTCATGCCGTTGCCCTGGGTATTCCGGCAGAGCGCCATCATCGCCCTGGAAAACCCAACCGCGCGCAGCGTGCGGGAAACGGCCCATGCCCTCTGGCGTCTGCCCTGGTTTGCCCAGGCCCGGCTGCTGGTGCTGGTGGAGAGCGACGCTCCCCTGGGCAACCTCCTGCAAGTGGCCTGGCGGGTGGTAAACGAACCGGACTGGAGTGACGACCTGATCCGCGATGAAACCGGACGTCGCTTGGCCATCGACGCAACCAGGCGGAGTTTTGGCGAGGGCTTGGAAGATCCGGCTACCGAACGATTGATCACCGGACGCTGGCAAGAGTACGGCCTGCCCTGA
- a CDS encoding TetR/AcrR family transcriptional regulator, whose product MGEHPKHLPADERRAATVEAVVNLAAEQNPSDITTTAIAQRMGLTQGALFRHFPTKDAILEAVITWMAECLLARVDAAAQSAASPLAALEAVFMTHVDFVSEHPGAPRMLFGELQRSGDSLPKKMVQALIQRYRERLCQLLEAGKTQGELDAQLDSGTASVLFIGSIQGLVMQSLLAGDTARIRRDAPGVFSIYRRGIESAP is encoded by the coding sequence ATGGGCGAGCACCCCAAGCACCTGCCGGCGGATGAACGACGTGCGGCCACAGTGGAAGCAGTGGTCAATTTGGCAGCCGAGCAGAATCCCAGCGACATCACGACCACAGCCATCGCGCAGCGCATGGGACTCACCCAAGGTGCACTGTTCCGGCATTTCCCGACCAAGGATGCGATCCTCGAAGCCGTGATAACCTGGATGGCAGAATGCCTCCTCGCCCGGGTGGACGCGGCAGCGCAAAGCGCCGCTTCTCCTCTTGCCGCGCTTGAGGCGGTATTCATGACACACGTCGATTTCGTCTCCGAACACCCGGGCGCGCCGAGGATGCTCTTCGGGGAGTTGCAGCGGTCAGGAGACAGCTTACCCAAGAAGATGGTGCAGGCCCTGATTCAGCGCTACAGGGAACGGCTGTGCCAATTGCTTGAGGCGGGCAAGACACAGGGTGAGCTCGATGCACAATTGGATAGCGGCACGGCTTCCGTGTTGTTCATCGGCTCCATCCAGGGCCTAGTGATGCAATCCTTGCTCGCGGGCGACACTGCCCGTATCCGCCGTGATGCACCGGGCGTTTTCTCTATCTATCGCCGCGGCATAGAGAGCGCACCATGA
- a CDS encoding efflux RND transporter periplasmic adaptor subunit has product MKFPRTQRRTLALIALIIPLLLLFSYVAVRSGPLAPVAVTVGDVESQTIAPALAGMGTVQARYTYKIGPTFAGRVKRLDVHVGDTVKAGQVLGEMDAVDLDDRINAQQAAIKSAEAALRQAEVRETFAQTQAARYGQLLAVRGTSEETVATKRQELAVAGAALAAVREDHMRLRAELEALRAQRGNLRLVAPVAGLVVARNADPGTTVVAGQAVVEVIDPAHLWIDTRFDQISAEGLAAGLPARVTLRSRRSRDLPGRVLRIEPRADAVTEETLAKIVFDRMSVPLPPLGELAEVTVQLGELPAAAVIPNAAIRTANGQRGVWKLVDGDLTFAPIVLGRSDLDGRVQVLKGLAVGDRVVIYSEKALSARSRVHVVERLAGVLP; this is encoded by the coding sequence ATGAAATTTCCTCGCACGCAGCGCCGCACACTGGCGCTCATCGCTCTCATCATTCCGCTTCTTCTGCTGTTCAGCTACGTCGCCGTGCGCTCCGGGCCATTAGCTCCTGTCGCCGTCACTGTCGGCGACGTAGAGTCCCAAACCATCGCCCCTGCCTTGGCCGGTATGGGAACGGTGCAGGCACGTTACACCTACAAGATTGGCCCGACCTTCGCCGGACGAGTCAAACGGTTGGATGTGCATGTCGGCGATACCGTGAAAGCGGGTCAAGTGCTGGGCGAGATGGATGCCGTGGATTTGGACGATCGCATCAACGCGCAACAGGCGGCTATCAAAAGTGCGGAAGCCGCCCTGCGGCAAGCTGAGGTCAGGGAAACCTTTGCGCAGACACAGGCCGCACGCTACGGGCAGCTTCTGGCTGTGCGCGGCACCAGTGAGGAAACCGTCGCCACCAAACGACAAGAGCTGGCAGTAGCCGGTGCGGCACTGGCGGCTGTGCGAGAAGACCACATGCGTTTGCGTGCCGAACTGGAAGCGCTTCGGGCGCAACGCGGCAATTTGCGATTAGTGGCTCCGGTGGCTGGATTGGTAGTGGCGCGTAATGCCGACCCCGGCACCACCGTGGTTGCAGGGCAGGCGGTGGTCGAAGTCATCGACCCGGCACACCTGTGGATTGACACGCGTTTCGATCAGATAAGCGCCGAGGGGTTGGCCGCAGGCCTGCCCGCCCGGGTTACTTTGCGCTCACGGCGAAGCCGGGACCTGCCCGGTCGCGTGCTGCGCATCGAGCCGCGGGCCGATGCCGTGACCGAAGAAACCCTGGCAAAGATCGTTTTCGACAGGATGTCCGTGCCCTTGCCGCCGCTGGGTGAATTAGCGGAGGTTACGGTGCAGTTGGGTGAACTGCCCGCCGCAGCGGTCATTCCCAATGCGGCGATCCGCACGGCCAACGGGCAACGTGGCGTGTGGAAGCTCGTTGATGGAGATTTGACGTTCGCTCCGATTGTACTGGGTCGTTCCGATCTCGATGGTCGCGTGCAGGTGCTCAAGGGGCTGGCGGTTGGCGACCGTGTCGTGATCTACAGCGAAAAGGCGCTGAGCGCCAGAAGCCGGGTTCACGTTGTCGAACGTCTGGCGGGAGTGTTGCCGTGA
- a CDS encoding ABC transporter permease has translation MISLAGRDILHAWGKFVFTGIGLGLLIGVTLTMAGVYRGMVDDGKVLLDNSGADLWVVQKDTLGPYAESSSIPDDLWRSISTMPGVVQAANITYLTMQVGKDERDVRAMVVGIAAGEPGTPGWPPQLVAGRQITRSHYEAVADIACGFRLGDVLKIRRNHYTVVGLTRRMVSSSGDPMVFIPLKDAQEAQFLKDNDAILMQRRRTAANPVFNRPGVPGLLDAVIAAQTGNNSVNAVLVRISPEYSPAEVAEPIRRWKRLTVYGRAQMEEILVGKLIATSARQIGMFLVILAAVSAAIVAFIIYTLTMDKIREIAVLKLIGTRNRTIAGMILQQALVLGAIGFVVGKITATFAAPLFPKYVLLVPIDSILGCCAVLVICVLSSIVAIRMALKVDPAEAIGG, from the coding sequence GTGATCAGCCTGGCAGGACGCGACATTCTGCATGCCTGGGGCAAATTCGTTTTCACCGGCATCGGGCTAGGCCTGCTGATTGGCGTCACCCTAACGATGGCGGGCGTGTACCGCGGGATGGTTGATGACGGCAAGGTGCTGCTGGACAACAGCGGCGCAGATCTGTGGGTGGTGCAAAAAGACACCCTCGGTCCTTATGCCGAGTCCTCCAGCATCCCGGACGATCTGTGGCGCAGTATCTCCACCATGCCCGGCGTGGTGCAGGCTGCCAACATCACCTACCTGACCATGCAGGTCGGCAAAGATGAGCGTGACGTGCGCGCCATGGTGGTCGGCATCGCGGCGGGCGAACCGGGCACACCGGGCTGGCCACCGCAGCTGGTTGCCGGACGCCAGATCACGCGCAGCCACTATGAGGCAGTGGCTGACATTGCCTGCGGCTTCCGGTTGGGCGACGTGCTCAAGATTCGTCGCAACCACTACACCGTCGTCGGCCTGACGCGCCGTATGGTGTCCTCCAGCGGCGACCCGATGGTGTTCATCCCGCTCAAGGATGCACAAGAGGCGCAGTTCCTCAAAGACAACGACGCCATCTTGATGCAGCGTCGTCGCACCGCGGCCAACCCGGTTTTCAACCGCCCCGGTGTGCCTGGGCTGCTCGATGCGGTTATTGCCGCCCAGACCGGCAACAACTCGGTCAACGCCGTGCTGGTGCGCATTAGTCCCGAGTATTCCCCCGCAGAGGTGGCGGAGCCGATCCGACGCTGGAAGCGGCTGACGGTTTATGGACGTGCGCAGATGGAAGAAATTTTGGTGGGCAAACTTATTGCCACATCGGCCAGGCAGATCGGTATGTTTCTGGTGATTCTGGCCGCTGTCAGCGCAGCCATCGTGGCCTTCATCATCTACACCCTGACAATGGACAAGATCCGCGAAATTGCCGTGCTGAAACTGATCGGCACAAGGAATCGCACCATTGCCGGAATGATCTTGCAGCAAGCCCTGGTGCTGGGCGCGATCGGTTTCGTCGTCGGCAAGATCACCGCGACCTTTGCCGCACCGCTGTTCCCCAAGTACGTGTTGCTGGTACCCATTGACTCGATTCTTGGCTGCTGCGCCGTGCTGGTCATCTGCGTGCTGTCGAGCATCGTTGCCATCCGCATGGCCCTCAAGGTTGATCCGGCCGAAGCCATCGGAGGTTGA
- a CDS encoding ABC transporter ATP-binding protein, giving the protein MTSKGIQIERLSKRYGEGDTAVLALKDVNMHVAPGEVVGLIGPSGSGKSTLLKCLGAVIDPTSGRMVLSDEVVFDNGWRVSDLRALRRDKIGFVFQAPYLIPFLDVTDNVALLPMLAGVPNDEARERAGELLAALDVQHRAKAMPAQLSGGEQQRVAIARGLVNRPPVILADEPTAPLDSVRAMAVIRILNAMARRFQTAVVVVTHDEKIIPTFKRIYHIRDGITHEEEGEGRSLQ; this is encoded by the coding sequence ATGACGAGCAAAGGCATCCAGATCGAACGTTTGAGCAAGCGCTACGGAGAAGGCGATACCGCAGTCCTTGCCCTGAAGGATGTTAATATGCATGTTGCGCCCGGTGAGGTGGTCGGCTTGATCGGTCCTTCCGGCTCAGGCAAGAGCACGCTGCTCAAATGTCTGGGGGCTGTAATTGACCCAACCAGCGGGCGCATGGTGCTGAGCGACGAGGTGGTTTTCGACAACGGCTGGCGGGTGAGCGACCTGCGGGCACTGCGCCGGGACAAGATCGGCTTCGTGTTTCAGGCGCCGTATCTGATTCCGTTTCTCGATGTCACCGATAATGTGGCGCTGTTGCCGATGCTGGCCGGTGTGCCCAATGACGAGGCGCGAGAGCGTGCCGGGGAGTTGCTCGCCGCCCTGGATGTGCAGCATCGCGCCAAGGCCATGCCCGCACAGTTGTCCGGCGGCGAACAGCAGCGGGTGGCCATCGCGCGCGGGTTGGTCAACCGCCCGCCAGTCATTCTGGCCGACGAGCCGACCGCTCCGCTGGATTCGGTGCGGGCCATGGCGGTAATCCGCATCCTCAACGCCATGGCCCGGCGTTTTCAAACAGCAGTCGTCGTGGTCACTCACGACGAAAAGATCATCCCCACCTTCAAGCGTATCTACCACATCCGTGATGGCATTACCCACGAAGAGGAAGGCGAGGGGCGGTCATTGCAATAG
- a CDS encoding response regulator: MAKILIVDDSIVARMSLKSCLPKEEHEIADAADGASGVALFASFNPTVTFLDLTMPGVDGIQALKEMKQNRPEAVIVILTADIQKRTIEIVTELGAFAVLKKPPQRQEVLTVLAQALLAAAGERHHG, encoded by the coding sequence ATGGCCAAGATTCTGATTGTAGACGATTCAATTGTAGCGCGGATGAGCCTCAAATCCTGCCTGCCGAAAGAGGAGCACGAAATCGCCGATGCCGCCGACGGGGCCTCCGGTGTCGCCCTGTTCGCCAGCTTCAATCCGACCGTCACCTTTCTCGATCTGACCATGCCCGGTGTGGACGGCATTCAGGCGTTGAAGGAGATGAAGCAGAATCGCCCGGAAGCGGTCATCGTCATCCTCACCGCCGACATCCAGAAGCGGACCATCGAGATCGTGACTGAACTGGGAGCCTTTGCGGTTCTGAAAAAGCCTCCCCAGCGCCAGGAGGTGCTCACCGTCCTGGCACAGGCCCTGCTGGCGGCTGCGGGAGAACGACACCATGGATGA
- a CDS encoding chemotaxis protein CheC — protein sequence MDDSRILTPLERDALQEIMNIGFGRAAADLADILGIHVILSIPHIAVMATSEVIEYIHREIPDTSDMSMITQFFSGKLNGASYLVVPQGEGLKLLRLFDEEANLTGQTHDLALLQRETLLEVGNIIIGACVGKIAEMLGDTVSYAPPRFFAHEMIYHSLEEGLGGDSSFALLFKTVFAFENDNVNGYLFLVSNPNVMAWLKSSIDAYLSQYEQ from the coding sequence ATGGATGATTCCCGGATTCTGACGCCGCTTGAGCGGGACGCCCTGCAGGAGATCATGAACATCGGCTTTGGTCGTGCCGCTGCCGATCTGGCCGATATCCTGGGAATTCATGTCATCCTCTCCATTCCCCATATCGCGGTGATGGCCACCAGCGAGGTCATTGAATATATCCATCGGGAAATCCCCGACACCAGCGACATGAGCATGATCACCCAGTTTTTCAGCGGCAAGCTGAATGGCGCCAGCTACTTGGTGGTTCCCCAGGGAGAGGGGCTCAAGCTGCTGCGCCTGTTCGACGAGGAAGCCAACCTTACCGGCCAGACCCACGATCTTGCCCTGCTGCAACGGGAGACCCTGCTGGAGGTGGGCAACATCATCATCGGCGCCTGTGTCGGCAAAATTGCCGAAATGCTGGGCGATACGGTATCCTACGCCCCTCCCCGCTTCTTTGCCCATGAAATGATCTACCACTCGCTGGAAGAAGGCCTCGGCGGCGACAGCAGCTTCGCACTGCTCTTCAAGACCGTCTTCGCCTTTGAAAACGACAACGTCAACGGCTACCTGTTCCTGGTCAGCAACCCCAATGTCATGGCGTGGCTGAAGAGCTCCATCGACGCCTACCTGAGCCAGTATGAACAGTGA
- a CDS encoding sensor domain-containing diguanylate cyclase: MNSEYRQIFDTTNQGLVVLDRNLTVTDWNRWMEMHSSIRADEIIGRPLFDFYPSLQHKQAFTRAVKCAFSFGSFGYFSQKLHHYLFPMRNPHAGIELFPRMQQHCTLGPLRDESGQINSLFIAVQDVTEFVLYEHRLIEMTRVDSLTGLYNRRFLTQRLEEELERSRRHGNPLCLMLMDVDHFKQINDSRGHLCGDQVLRSLAQTLRDMFRKSDILGRFGGEEFVCILPETTLEKACILTERCRTSIADIELFYQNTPFAITISAGVTELTVNDSADSLIRRADNAMYQAKQAGRNRCICTPPPPPSP, from the coding sequence ATGAACAGTGAGTACCGCCAGATATTCGACACCACCAATCAGGGGCTGGTGGTACTGGACCGCAACCTGACCGTCACCGACTGGAACCGTTGGATGGAAATGCACAGTTCCATCCGCGCCGACGAGATCATCGGGCGACCGCTGTTTGATTTCTATCCGTCGCTGCAGCACAAGCAAGCCTTTACCCGTGCCGTCAAGTGTGCCTTCAGCTTCGGCTCTTTCGGCTACTTTTCCCAGAAGCTGCACCACTACCTCTTCCCGATGCGCAACCCCCATGCCGGTATCGAGCTGTTCCCGCGCATGCAGCAGCACTGCACCCTTGGTCCCCTGCGGGACGAGAGCGGGCAGATCAACTCGCTTTTCATCGCAGTGCAGGATGTTACGGAATTCGTGCTCTACGAGCACCGCCTGATTGAAATGACCAGGGTGGACTCCCTTACCGGGTTATACAATCGCCGCTTCCTGACCCAGCGGCTGGAAGAGGAGCTGGAGCGGAGCAGACGCCATGGCAACCCGCTCTGCCTGATGCTGATGGATGTCGATCATTTCAAACAGATCAACGACAGCCGTGGGCACCTCTGCGGCGATCAGGTGTTGCGCTCCCTGGCGCAAACCCTGCGGGATATGTTCAGAAAAAGCGACATACTGGGCCGCTTCGGCGGTGAAGAATTCGTCTGTATTCTGCCCGAAACCACCTTGGAAAAGGCCTGTATCCTGACGGAACGCTGCCGCACCAGCATCGCCGACATTGAACTGTTCTATCAGAACACGCCGTTCGCCATCACCATCAGCGCCGGCGTCACGGAGTTGACGGTCAACGACTCCGCCGACAGCCTGATCCGGCGGGCCGACAATGCCATGTACCAGGCCAAGCAGGCCGGCCGCAATCGCTGCATCTGCACGCCTCCCCCCCCACCATCGCCATGA
- a CDS encoding chemotaxis protein CheA gives MTREEQAEIRFAFTLETAENLAEMEAALLALEHRPEIGDDLNALFRAVHTIKGSASIVGAEAVELFCHDTEHLLSRLREQELPLTRDLVALLLQCHDHIRALVSLFEADTPTVPPTHAQLLSRIASWLTLPAHDPADLQARETLTPPATDAVAESSTDRRIVKIESGKLDQLINLVVELVTASSELESHVKRTGDPAATESAAAVSLLVKQVQERAMVFRMVPVGDLFRRFQRMLHDLSAETGKQLRLRTAGVDTELDKVLAEKIREPLLHLVRNAADHGIESPAARTAAGKPPFGTISLNAWQEAGSIVIEIADDGQGINRENVLQRGLERGLIRPGDIAGLDPLSLIFEPGFSTLEQATKLSGRGVGMDVVKQIVEGLRGKLELESLEGRGTTVRIRLPLSLALIDGFMVAVGDSLFIMPMELVDETLDLSPADQQRLASRGYHDLRGAALPCLDLRDALQISVPAPASRFAVVARTGTKRTALVVDRLEGALKAVIKPLGTAYRDVRIISGATILGDGSIALILDIPELLKTA, from the coding sequence ATGACCCGCGAGGAACAGGCGGAAATTCGCTTTGCCTTTACCCTTGAAACCGCCGAGAATCTGGCGGAGATGGAAGCCGCACTGCTGGCGCTGGAACACCGGCCGGAAATCGGCGACGACCTGAACGCCCTCTTCCGGGCCGTTCACACGATCAAGGGCTCCGCCAGTATTGTCGGCGCGGAGGCGGTGGAGCTCTTCTGCCACGATACCGAGCACCTGCTGTCACGGCTGCGGGAACAGGAGCTGCCGCTCACCCGCGATCTGGTTGCCCTGCTGCTGCAGTGCCACGATCATATCCGCGCTCTGGTCAGCCTCTTCGAGGCCGATACCCCGACTGTGCCTCCCACCCACGCCCAGCTCCTCTCGCGCATCGCTTCCTGGCTGACCCTTCCCGCCCACGACCCCGCCGACCTGCAGGCGCGGGAGACGCTCACCCCGCCTGCCACGGACGCGGTTGCGGAGAGCAGCACCGACCGCAGGATCGTCAAAATCGAGTCCGGCAAGCTGGATCAGTTGATCAACCTGGTTGTGGAACTGGTTACCGCCAGCTCCGAACTGGAGTCCCATGTCAAGCGCACCGGCGACCCGGCTGCCACCGAGTCGGCAGCGGCCGTTTCCCTGCTGGTCAAACAGGTGCAGGAACGGGCCATGGTTTTCCGGATGGTGCCGGTGGGGGATCTGTTCCGGCGTTTTCAACGGATGCTGCATGACCTGTCCGCGGAAACCGGCAAGCAGCTGCGTTTGCGGACTGCGGGCGTGGACACGGAACTGGACAAGGTGCTGGCGGAGAAGATTCGCGAACCGCTGCTCCACCTGGTGCGCAACGCCGCCGACCACGGGATCGAGTCCCCAGCAGCACGCACTGCCGCCGGCAAACCCCCCTTTGGTACCATCAGCCTGAATGCCTGGCAGGAAGCCGGCTCCATCGTGATCGAGATTGCGGATGACGGCCAGGGGATCAATCGGGAGAACGTGCTGCAACGAGGGCTGGAGCGGGGACTGATCCGGCCGGGAGATATCGCCGGCCTTGACCCCCTTTCCCTGATCTTCGAGCCGGGATTCTCGACGCTTGAGCAGGCAACCAAGCTCTCGGGGCGGGGCGTGGGGATGGATGTGGTCAAGCAGATTGTGGAGGGACTGCGGGGAAAGCTGGAACTTGAGAGCCTCGAAGGGCGCGGCACCACGGTCCGCATCCGCCTGCCTCTCTCCCTGGCCCTGATCGATGGCTTCATGGTTGCTGTCGGCGACAGTCTCTTCATCATGCCGATGGAGCTGGTTGACGAGACGCTGGACTTATCCCCCGCCGACCAGCAACGACTGGCGAGCCGCGGCTACCATGACCTGCGCGGCGCGGCGCTGCCCTGCCTGGACCTGCGGGACGCCCTGCAGATCAGTGTACCGGCTCCGGCATCGCGTTTTGCCGTGGTGGCCAGAACCGGCACCAAGCGCACCGCCCTGGTGGTGGACCGCCTGGAAGGGGCGCTCAAGGCGGTCATCAAGCCGCTGGGCACCGCCTACCGGGACGTACGGATCATTTCCGGCGCCACCATCCTGGGAGACGGCTCCATCGCCCTGATTCTGGACATACCGGAGCTGCTGAAAACCGCCTAA